DNA from Candidatus Bathyarchaeota archaeon:
GGTTTAACCAAGGGAACAGTTCTCAGGGTTTGGGTCGAGGGTAAGAGGGTGATTCTCGAGCCCTTAAGCGAGCCGCCGGCGGAGGTGTTTGTTAAGGCGGGGTCGGAGGTTACGGCGCCTATACTGGGCGAGGCTAAGGCCGGGGGCGATAAGGCCGCAAGGCTCCTCAGAGAGCTGGGTGTCCAGGTTGGCTAGGGCGGCCATAGATACAAGCGTCGTCATAGAGTACATAGACCTAAGGGGTGAGCTTCACGAGCAGGCGGAGGCCGTCTTCTCCGCAGCCCTAGCCGGGAGGCTGGAGATACTCATACCGCACGCTGTTCTAGCTGAAACCTTCTACGTAGCCACTAAGATATACCGCACGCTGGGCGTTGAGGGGGCTGAGGCGGTC
Protein-coding regions in this window:
- a CDS encoding AbrB/MazE/SpoVT family DNA-binding domain-containing protein, coding for MLKTVVSRKGQVVIPKEIRDRMGLTKGTVLRVWVEGKRVILEPLSEPPAEVFVKAGSEVTAPILGEAKAGGDKAARLLRELGVQVG